A region of Flavobacterium album DNA encodes the following proteins:
- a CDS encoding biosynthetic peptidoglycan transglycosylase, with translation METKADQFYPTYKSSERDILLIEFEEAQKIANGQLKVYAQVTNILLAIATFTLTFFFDENFINNSGVKLFLTFHKVFFAIILFFFGAILLRYFVDLQKQITLNARKVVTLRTLLGLDYGHIHLTLPNWRVEGANNPFAIKYFYSWFSFQSMPFWLLSISINTIWYLSILNSKEILFSILDTEYLIPWEIGYVIITLTYIVIFRTSLYDRHETFFLTFTKNFCAILRIKLLENFEYILYRAKLSYLEADRLNLKYNFLKDTIVKIEDENFHSNNGVVFKSIARGILSQSKSLRIRYGFIQSGGSTITMQLARSLFIPATQNKFKRKIAEILLSIWLNHQFTKDEILKLYIVSVRYEKGIYGLARASRYFFGNNRDKTLTLEESFFLTERLSNINSKVNWSRIEHLANKVSNINYDELLNIYQKQIDEHRLKI, from the coding sequence ATGGAAACTAAAGCCGACCAATTTTATCCTACTTATAAATCAAGTGAAAGAGATATTTTACTTATAGAATTTGAGGAAGCTCAAAAAATTGCGAATGGGCAATTAAAAGTTTATGCTCAAGTAACAAATATACTTTTAGCAATTGCTACATTTACTCTTACATTTTTCTTTGATGAAAATTTCATTAATAATTCTGGAGTCAAACTTTTTTTGACATTTCATAAAGTCTTTTTTGCTATAATACTGTTTTTTTTTGGCGCAATATTATTGAGATATTTTGTTGACTTACAAAAACAAATTACTCTCAATGCAAGAAAGGTTGTTACACTCAGAACATTGCTTGGATTAGACTACGGCCACATACATTTGACATTACCTAACTGGCGTGTTGAAGGAGCTAATAATCCATTTGCAATTAAATATTTTTATAGCTGGTTTAGTTTTCAAAGTATGCCGTTTTGGCTTTTGAGTATATCAATAAATACAATCTGGTACTTATCAATTTTAAATAGCAAAGAAATTCTTTTTAGTATTCTTGATACAGAATATTTAATACCTTGGGAAATCGGATATGTTATAATCACATTAACCTACATAGTAATTTTCAGAACATCATTATATGATCGACATGAAACCTTTTTTCTAACTTTTACTAAAAATTTTTGTGCAATTTTAAGAATCAAACTTTTAGAAAATTTCGAATATATCCTATATAGGGCAAAGCTATCTTATTTAGAGGCTGACAGGTTGAATCTTAAATATAATTTTTTAAAAGATACAATAGTAAAGATTGAAGATGAAAACTTTCATTCAAATAATGGTGTAGTATTCAAGTCAATTGCTAGAGGAATTTTAAGTCAATCTAAATCCCTGCGAATTAGGTATGGATTTATACAAAGCGGCGGTTCTACAATTACAATGCAATTAGCAAGATCCTTATTTATTCCCGCCACACAAAATAAATTTAAACGTAAAATTGCCGAAATACTTTTATCCATTTGGCTCAATCATCAATTCACCAAAGATGAAATACTAAAACTTTATATCGTCTCGGTTAGGTATGAGAAAGGTATATACGGATTAGCAAGAGCCTCACGTTATTTTTTTGGAAATAATAGGGATAAAACGCTAACACTTGAAGAATCATTCTTTTTAACTGAACGATTGTCTAATATCAACTCAAAAGTTAACTGGAGTAGAATCGAGCATCTGGCAAATAAAGTTTCAAATATTAATTATGACGAGTTGCTTAATATATATCAAAAACAAATAGACGAACATAGACTAAAGATATAG
- the dnaX gene encoding DNA polymerase III subunit gamma/tau: MEQFIVSARKYRPQTFKDVVGQQAITNTLLNAIESNHLAQALLFTGPRGVGKTTCARILARKINQEGYDDPYEDFAFNVFELDAASNNSVDDIRSLIDQVRIPPQTGKYKVYIIDEVHMLSQAAFNAFLKTLEEPPRHAIFILATTEKHKIIPTILSRCQIFDFKRITVKDAKEHLAEVARSQGITFEDDALHIIAQKADGAMRDALSIFDRVVSYCGNNLTRQAVTENLNVLDYEYYVKVTDLILENRIPELLLTYNDILAKGFDGHHFVAGLASHFRDLLVCKNPATLVLLEAGETAQQLYRAQSQKASQDFLLQGIDIANECDLKYKVSQNQRLLVELCLMQLASITFDGEKKKLTGL, translated from the coding sequence ATGGAACAATTCATCGTATCAGCCCGTAAATACCGACCGCAGACATTTAAGGATGTCGTGGGCCAGCAGGCTATTACCAATACGCTGCTGAATGCCATTGAGAGCAACCATTTAGCGCAGGCCTTATTGTTCACTGGACCGCGGGGCGTGGGCAAGACCACCTGCGCGCGTATCCTTGCGCGCAAGATCAACCAGGAAGGCTATGATGACCCGTATGAGGATTTTGCCTTTAATGTATTTGAGCTCGATGCTGCTTCCAACAACTCTGTAGATGATATCCGCAGCCTTATCGACCAGGTGAGGATACCGCCACAGACAGGGAAATACAAGGTTTATATCATCGATGAGGTGCACATGCTTTCTCAGGCCGCTTTCAACGCGTTCCTGAAAACACTGGAAGAGCCTCCAAGGCATGCCATTTTTATACTGGCTACTACCGAGAAGCACAAGATCATCCCAACGATACTTTCACGCTGCCAGATATTCGACTTTAAGCGGATAACCGTAAAGGATGCCAAAGAGCATCTTGCTGAAGTGGCACGCAGCCAGGGTATCACTTTTGAAGATGACGCACTGCACATTATTGCCCAGAAAGCGGATGGCGCTATGCGTGATGCACTTTCGATATTTGACCGTGTGGTGAGCTATTGCGGCAATAACCTTACGCGCCAGGCTGTAACCGAGAACCTGAACGTACTCGATTATGAGTACTACGTAAAGGTAACCGACCTGATACTCGAAAACCGTATCCCTGAATTGCTACTTACTTATAACGACATCCTTGCGAAAGGCTTTGACGGGCACCATTTTGTGGCAGGGCTTGCCTCCCACTTCCGTGACCTGTTAGTGTGTAAAAACCCTGCAACACTTGTATTGCTTGAGGCTGGTGAAACGGCCCAGCAGCTCTACAGGGCGCAGTCGCAAAAAGCATCACAGGACTTTTTATTGCAGGGTATAGACATTGCCAATGAGTGCGACCTGAAATACAAAGTGAGCCAAAACCAGCGACTCCTTGTTGAGCTTTGCCTTATGCAGCTTGCCTCCATCACCTTTGATGGAGAAAAAAAAAAGCTGACCGGTTTATAA
- a CDS encoding DNA topoisomerase IB, whose translation MNRLQKRLEKIGSDPKITAKAVGLRYSLKSDKGYYRKRKGSGFTYIDEERRTVKDKEVLDRIKKLVIPPAWQDVWISPFENGHLQVTGIDTKGRKQYRYHPEWNKIRNQSKFFRLRRFANALPHIREQVEKDLARKGLPYEKVIALVVKLIELTNIRIGNDAYKKLYGSFGLTTLRDKHVKFDGATVVFDFVGKKGVKHKIKLQSRRMANLVKKCRDIPGQELFQYYDDDGKHHTIGSGDVNHYIKEISGEDFTAKDFRAWAGSLNALCAFHECGEFTSESDCKKKIVAVLDSVAEKLGNTRTVCKKYYVHPTVIAAFESGNISKYKCDDVPMKGELNAQEKSLLQLLSTEDIAEVLA comes from the coding sequence ATGAACAGGCTTCAGAAAAGGCTCGAAAAAATAGGGAGCGATCCCAAAATTACCGCCAAAGCCGTTGGCCTGCGTTATTCTTTAAAGTCGGATAAAGGCTATTACAGGAAGCGGAAGGGCAGCGGCTTTACTTATATAGACGAAGAGCGTAGAACAGTTAAGGATAAGGAAGTGCTCGACCGCATTAAGAAGCTGGTGATACCTCCCGCATGGCAAGATGTGTGGATCTCCCCTTTTGAGAATGGGCATCTGCAGGTTACGGGTATTGATACCAAAGGCAGGAAGCAGTACCGCTACCACCCGGAGTGGAACAAAATACGCAACCAGTCAAAATTCTTCAGGCTGCGAAGGTTTGCCAATGCATTGCCTCATATCCGCGAGCAGGTAGAAAAAGACCTGGCGCGAAAGGGGCTGCCTTATGAAAAGGTGATAGCCCTTGTAGTAAAGCTTATTGAGCTCACAAACATCCGGATAGGCAACGATGCCTACAAAAAACTGTATGGCTCCTTCGGGCTTACTACATTGCGTGACAAACATGTTAAGTTTGACGGGGCAACCGTAGTATTTGATTTTGTCGGGAAAAAAGGCGTAAAGCACAAGATAAAATTACAAAGTCGCAGAATGGCCAACCTTGTAAAGAAATGCAGGGACATTCCCGGACAAGAGCTTTTCCAATATTATGACGACGATGGGAAGCATCACACAATTGGATCCGGAGATGTGAACCATTACATCAAGGAAATTTCGGGAGAAGATTTTACCGCCAAAGATTTCCGTGCATGGGCAGGCAGCCTGAATGCCTTATGTGCTTTTCATGAGTGCGGCGAATTTACCAGCGAAAGCGACTGCAAAAAGAAGATTGTTGCCGTATTGGATTCTGTTGCCGAAAAGTTGGGGAACACACGCACTGTATGTAAAAAATACTACGTTCACCCTACTGTTATCGCGGCATTTGAAAGCGGCAATATTTCAAAATATAAATGCGACGACGTGCCTATGAAGGGTGAGCTGAACGCGCAGGAGAAGTCGCTTCTACAATTGCTTTCCACTGAAGATATCGCGGAAGTATTAGCCTAA
- the rsmD gene encoding 16S rRNA (guanine(966)-N(2))-methyltransferase RsmD has protein sequence MRIISGKYKGRRISPPKGLPVRPTTDMSKESLFNILNNRFDFEGLKVLDIFAGTGNLSYEFGSRGASSITAVDADFGCIKFIKQTAAEFDFNISAVKNDVFKFLAGHKSTYDIIVADPPYNSSQKEFETVVTQVFENGLLNEGGMMIIEHSKHTPLNHMEHFSFDKKYGGSIFSFFEFGRKDNGN, from the coding sequence ATGAGGATCATTTCAGGAAAATATAAAGGCCGCAGGATAAGTCCCCCAAAAGGGCTGCCCGTAAGGCCAACTACCGATATGTCGAAGGAGTCGCTGTTCAACATACTGAACAACCGCTTCGACTTTGAAGGGCTTAAAGTGCTCGACATTTTTGCCGGTACGGGCAACCTAAGCTATGAGTTCGGGTCGCGCGGGGCAAGCAGCATAACCGCTGTGGATGCCGACTTTGGCTGTATAAAGTTCATAAAGCAGACAGCGGCTGAGTTTGATTTTAATATTTCCGCCGTAAAGAATGATGTATTTAAATTTCTGGCCGGGCATAAATCGACCTACGACATTATTGTAGCCGACCCGCCCTACAATTCTTCCCAAAAAGAATTTGAAACGGTGGTAACACAGGTTTTTGAAAACGGGCTACTGAATGAAGGCGGCATGATGATAATAGAGCACTCCAAGCACACGCCTTTAAATCACATGGAGCATTTTTCTTTTGATAAGAAATATGGCGGAAGTATATTTTCTTTTTTTGAGTTTGGGAGGAAGGATAACGGAAATTAG
- a CDS encoding O-acetyl-ADP-ribose deacetylase codes for MESKIKLVKGDITKMETDAIVNAANSSLLGGGGVDGAIHIAGGKAILDECIAIRNRQGGCRTGEAVITTGGRLKAKYVIHTVGPVWNGGKSGEEELLKSAYANSMKLAVKNGIETIAFPNISTGIYHFPKDKAAKIAIGTVSDFLAENDIIKEVIFVCFDEENYKFYDDILR; via the coding sequence ATGGAATCTAAAATAAAACTTGTCAAAGGCGATATTACCAAAATGGAGACCGATGCCATCGTGAACGCGGCCAACTCGTCGCTTCTTGGCGGTGGAGGCGTGGATGGTGCTATACATATTGCGGGCGGCAAGGCCATACTTGATGAGTGCATTGCAATACGCAACAGGCAGGGTGGCTGCCGTACCGGAGAAGCAGTAATTACGACCGGAGGGAGGCTAAAGGCTAAATATGTGATCCATACCGTTGGGCCGGTTTGGAACGGCGGTAAGAGCGGGGAAGAAGAATTATTGAAAAGCGCCTATGCCAACAGCATGAAACTTGCAGTTAAAAATGGCATCGAAACTATCGCTTTTCCAAATATCAGTACCGGCATTTACCATTTTCCGAAAGACAAGGCTGCAAAGATTGCAATCGGAACGGTTTCGGATTTCCTTGCAGAAAATGACATTATCAAAGAAGTGATTTTCGTCTGCTTTGATGAGGAGAATTATAAATTTTATGATGATATTCTTAGGTGA